A single genomic interval of Cellulosilyticum sp. I15G10I2 harbors:
- a CDS encoding Coenzyme F420 hydrogenase/dehydrogenase, beta subunit C-terminal domain, whose amino-acid sequence MIDKIEKILCTGCNSCANACPLKAIDMITDEEGFWYPKVQEKCNQCGICISKCPSLKRKKSNYADNPDVFAAWSKDEHIRYHSTSGGMFTELANQILQDGGYVVGARYINEFMVEHAIINHPSDIHKLRQSKYLQSDISNMYEQVLKLLETEKKILFCGTPCQNAGLAAFLGKPHLNLIQCDFICRGVISPMVYKKYLDMLENRYEQPIKKVIFKNKSRGWNGFCTLIEFENGQQYIEDRNHDLYMVGYLKYNLYLRPCCHKCQYKELPRVSDITLGDFWGIGKTRPHLDENKGTSVVLVNSNKGEALFGKLGCKIVSEQCTIDEVIRGNACLLESAPRGQQRHKFFEELTTNSFDQAFFKAVHQKDETKMSDN is encoded by the coding sequence GTGATAGATAAAATAGAAAAAATTTTATGTACAGGATGTAATAGTTGTGCTAATGCATGTCCCTTAAAGGCTATAGATATGATAACTGATGAAGAAGGTTTTTGGTATCCTAAAGTACAAGAAAAGTGCAATCAATGTGGTATTTGTATATCAAAATGCCCTTCCTTAAAAAGGAAAAAAAGTAACTATGCAGATAATCCAGATGTATTTGCTGCATGGAGCAAAGATGAACATATTCGATACCATAGCACTTCGGGAGGCATGTTTACTGAATTGGCAAATCAAATATTGCAAGATGGTGGATATGTTGTAGGCGCACGATACATTAACGAGTTTATGGTAGAGCATGCTATTATTAATCACCCGTCAGATATTCATAAGTTAAGGCAATCGAAATATTTACAAAGTGATATAAGTAATATGTATGAGCAGGTATTGAAATTATTAGAAACTGAAAAAAAGATATTGTTCTGTGGGACACCATGTCAAAATGCGGGTTTAGCAGCATTTTTAGGTAAACCACATTTAAACTTAATCCAATGTGATTTTATTTGTAGAGGCGTCATTTCTCCCATGGTGTATAAAAAGTATTTAGATATGTTAGAAAACCGCTATGAACAACCTATAAAAAAAGTGATTTTTAAAAATAAGTCGCGTGGTTGGAATGGATTTTGTACATTAATAGAATTTGAAAATGGACAACAGTATATTGAAGATCGGAATCATGATTTATACATGGTGGGATATTTAAAGTATAATCTATATTTACGACCGTGCTGTCATAAATGCCAATATAAAGAATTACCGAGAGTTTCAGATATTACTTTAGGGGATTTCTGGGGCATTGGAAAGACTAGGCCACATTTAGATGAAAATAAAGGAACATCTGTTGTTCTTGTGAATTCTAATAAAGGAGAAGCATTGTTTGGCAAACTGGGATGTAAGATTGTATCTGAACAATGTACAATTGATGAGGTTATAAGAGGCAATGCCTGTTTGCTTGAAAGTGCTCCTAGGGGACAACAACGCCATAAGTTTTTTGAAGAACTTACCACAAATTCTTTTGATCAAGCTTTTTTCAAAGCAGTGCATCAGAAAGATGAAACAAAAATGAGTGACAATTAA